The Salvelinus sp. IW2-2015 linkage group LG15, ASM291031v2, whole genome shotgun sequence genome includes a region encoding these proteins:
- the LOC111974632 gene encoding growth arrest-specific protein 1 has protein sequence MKSWCSALALFSSVLLALDAQLICWQALLRCHEEADCELAYSQYLAACEGNIRGTRRQCPSHCINALIRLNHTRNGPYLDRCDCGQDMECRDAKRAIEPCLPRRYPGDAGGIGCTEARQRCEXDTGCHSSLTAYLSYCGQLFNGRKCSSRCKATIQQMLFIPNGMLLNQCVCDGVERPFCEVVKENMSKLCQIGDHSVISDQADMDDMYEDEDYESKTEEIYPPDSNVSSPQLSSYMALLCITLARIFF, from the coding sequence ATGAAAAGTTGGTGCAGCGCTCTGGCGCTCTTCTCATCGGTGCTGTTGGCGCTAGATGCCCAGTTAATATGTTGGCAAGCCCTGCTCCGATGCCACGAGGAGGCAGACTGTGAGCTTGCATATAGCCAGTATCTAGCCGCCTGTGAAGGAAACATCAGAGGCACCAGGAGGCAATGCCCCAGCCACTGTATCAACGCGTTGATAAGACTGAATCACACCCGCAATGGCCCTTACCTCGAYAGGTGTGACTGTGGTCAGGACATGGAGTGTAGGGATGCAAAGCGGGCGATTGAGCCATGCCTCCCCCGGAGGTATCCTGGAGACGCGGGGGGGATAGGATGCACAGAGGCCCGTCAACGKTGCGAGGASGACACCGGCTGCCACTCCTCCCTGACAGCCTACTTGTCTTACTGTGGGCAACTCTTCAACGGCAGGAAATGCTCGTCCAGGTGCAAGGCCACAATACAACAGATGctattcatcccaaatggcatgctaCTAAACCAGTGTGTGTGCGACGGGGTGGAAAGGCCGTTCTGTGAGGTAGTCAAGGAGAACATGAGCAAACTGTGCCAGATTGGAGACCACAGTGTTATTTCAGACCAGGCAGATATGGACGATATGTATGAGGATGAAGACTATGAGTCGAAAACAGAGGAGATATATCCTCCTGACTCAAATGTTAGTTCCCCGCAGCTGTCAAGCTATATGGCCTTATTATGCATCACTCTCGCACGGAtattcttttga